A genomic segment from Thiomicrorhabdus aquaedulcis encodes:
- a CDS encoding peptide chain release factor 3, translating into MTNATLQLESSKRRTFAIISHPDAGKTTVTEKLLLYGGAIQMAGAVKSRKTDRGATSDWMKMEQERGISIASSVMQFPYDNVMMNLLDTPGHEDFSEDTYRTLTAVDSALMVIDVAKGVEDRTIKLMEVCRLRTTPILTFINKLDREGREPIDLLDEVESVLKINCAPMTWPIGMGKRFKGIYHLYNDTIRLFAVTDTLRAAEGELIAGINNPRLDELIGAQAQELRDEIELVRGASHEFDLKAFLAGELTPVFFGSAVNNFGLQELLDGFVKYAPQPRGRDTETRTVSPSEEKLTGFIFKIQANMDPAHRDRVAFMRIVSGQYEKGMKLKHVRLGKEVKVSKAITFLANKREQAEEAFPGDIIGLHNHGTIKIGDTFTQGEDLKFTGIPNFAPELFRRARLKDPMKMKSLQKGLTQLSEEGATQLFRPVSNNDLILGAVGILQFEVVAQRLMDEYNVNCLFEPVNVSTARWVVGEPAEIEKFTAKVVENVAYDGADQLVYIAPTRVNLSLIEERWPNLKFVAIREH; encoded by the coding sequence ATGACTAATGCGACACTTCAGCTCGAATCCTCTAAAAGAAGGACTTTTGCAATTATTTCTCACCCCGATGCGGGTAAAACCACTGTTACCGAAAAACTGCTGTTGTACGGCGGTGCGATTCAGATGGCTGGCGCGGTTAAAAGCCGTAAAACCGACCGTGGTGCGACCTCGGACTGGATGAAGATGGAGCAGGAGCGTGGTATCTCTATCGCCTCGTCGGTCATGCAGTTTCCGTACGACAATGTTATGATGAACCTGTTGGACACGCCTGGACACGAAGACTTCTCAGAAGACACCTATCGTACGCTCACGGCGGTCGATTCGGCGCTGATGGTGATTGACGTGGCCAAGGGGGTTGAAGACCGTACCATTAAACTCATGGAAGTCTGTCGTTTACGCACCACCCCTATCTTAACGTTTATTAACAAGCTGGACCGCGAAGGTCGTGAGCCGATTGATTTACTTGACGAAGTCGAAAGCGTGTTAAAAATTAACTGCGCCCCTATGACCTGGCCAATTGGTATGGGTAAACGTTTTAAGGGGATTTATCACCTTTATAACGACACCATTCGCTTGTTTGCCGTGACCGATACCTTGCGTGCGGCCGAAGGCGAGTTAATTGCTGGAATTAATAATCCGCGCTTGGATGAGCTTATTGGCGCTCAGGCGCAAGAGTTGCGCGATGAGATTGAGCTGGTGCGCGGTGCGAGCCATGAATTTGATTTAAAGGCATTTTTAGCCGGCGAACTCACTCCGGTGTTTTTTGGCTCGGCGGTAAACAACTTTGGCTTGCAAGAGTTGTTGGACGGATTTGTGAAATACGCACCCCAACCGCGTGGGCGCGACACCGAAACACGCACGGTGTCGCCCAGTGAAGAGAAACTAACCGGATTTATCTTTAAAATTCAGGCCAATATGGATCCCGCGCACCGTGACCGTGTTGCGTTTATGCGCATTGTTTCTGGGCAATACGAAAAAGGCATGAAGCTTAAACACGTACGTCTGGGTAAAGAAGTTAAAGTGAGTAAAGCCATTACGTTTTTGGCCAATAAGCGTGAACAGGCCGAAGAGGCGTTTCCGGGTGATATTATTGGCTTGCACAACCACGGCACCATAAAAATTGGTGACACCTTTACCCAGGGTGAAGATTTGAAGTTTACCGGGATTCCTAACTTTGCCCCCGAGCTGTTTCGTCGGGCGCGTTTAAAAGACCCCATGAAAATGAAATCGCTGCAAAAAGGCTTAACGCAGTTGTCCGAAGAAGGGGCAACCCAGCTGTTTCGCCCAGTGAGCAACAACGATTTAATTTTGGGCGCAGTGGGTATTTTGCAATTTGAAGTGGTCGCACAGCGTTTAATGGACGAATACAACGTAAATTGCTTATTTGAACCCGTTAACGTTTCCACCGCCCGTTGGGTGGTGGGAGAACCGGCCGAAATTGAAAAATTTACCGCCAAAGTGGTCGAAAACGTCGCCTACGACGGAGCAGACCAGTTGGTGTACATTGCGCCTACGCGCGTTAATTTAAGCCTAATAGAAGAGCGTTGGCCTAATCTTAAATTTGTGGCCATTCGCGAACACTGA
- a CDS encoding EAL and GGDEF domain-containing protein — translation MLCYEANDRARKSCLFGANHQHQYRPNYCKNWHGKFIYANQACATLYNTTPDKMLGHDDGYFTGNQEQSNFFLENVQAVMRSFKAEVVYEDSTDAKTGEVRHFLSYKVPFKNADEEVNILVIAKDITDIKRLKIQAEFNEKRLNYVLETTQEGVWDWDINAGKVFHNQYWFTLTGLNESQSSFDDFEACILVEDRAKVQTALKNCLEGDSKYCAEFRIHRPDGQVIWVLDRGEVVERDALGKPLRMIGAAQDITQQKYDKHQIEQLAFYDPLTSLPNRRLLHQCLERTIIYNQQHHSVAAVMFLDLDNFKMLNDTQGHAFGDLLLVEVAHRLKAAIVQENTIARFGGDEFVMVINKLDLNHSAAAQQVFDIAKHVHMALSKPFFLTSNIPGVEKGIHVEHQLTASIGVVIFNGRNFTEVDELLKLADLALYRAKTEGRNQTVIFDPSMQQDLWAAQQLQNNFRKAIGQNQFELFYQPQFNDERRIIGLEALIRWPVPSPNKDLALVEYISPSDFIPMAEETGLILPLGIWVLTHACQQITSWQSHPILKDMTVSVNISAKQLWQPNFIEQVCEIVKQAGLKPAQLKLEITESVLLNDVVDTIHKLHVLKELGIHISLDDFGTGYSSLSYLKRLPVNEIKIDQSFIRDLMTDESDSIMVKAIVDLSKNFGIGVIAEGVETEEQFNQLLLFGCRQFQGYFFSKPLSLLQLKAFVGLLSA, via the coding sequence GTGTTGTGTTATGAAGCCAATGACAGAGCAAGAAAGAGTTGCCTTTTTGGAGCTAATCATCAACACCAATACAGACCCAATTATTGTAAAAATTGGCACGGTAAATTTATTTACGCCAATCAAGCCTGTGCAACCCTCTACAATACAACCCCAGATAAAATGCTCGGACATGACGATGGCTATTTTACCGGCAATCAAGAGCAGTCCAATTTTTTCTTAGAAAATGTTCAAGCGGTGATGCGCTCTTTTAAAGCCGAAGTGGTTTACGAAGATTCAACCGACGCCAAAACCGGCGAGGTTAGGCATTTTTTATCGTACAAAGTGCCCTTTAAAAATGCCGATGAAGAGGTGAATATTTTGGTGATTGCCAAAGATATCACCGACATTAAGCGGCTTAAAATTCAAGCCGAGTTTAATGAAAAACGCCTAAACTACGTGCTTGAAACAACACAAGAAGGTGTTTGGGATTGGGATATTAATGCCGGAAAAGTGTTTCACAACCAGTATTGGTTCACCTTAACGGGTTTAAATGAAAGTCAGTCTAGCTTTGATGATTTTGAAGCGTGTATTTTGGTTGAGGACCGTGCCAAGGTGCAAACGGCACTTAAAAACTGTCTTGAAGGCGATTCAAAATATTGTGCTGAGTTTAGGATTCATCGCCCCGATGGTCAGGTTATTTGGGTGCTTGATCGGGGTGAGGTGGTTGAACGGGACGCCTTGGGCAAACCGCTTAGAATGATTGGCGCGGCGCAGGACATTACGCAACAAAAATACGATAAACATCAAATTGAACAACTTGCTTTTTATGACCCTTTAACCTCTTTGCCTAACCGTCGTTTGTTACACCAATGCCTAGAGCGTACTATTATTTATAACCAACAACATCATTCTGTTGCGGCGGTGATGTTTTTGGATTTAGATAATTTTAAAATGCTTAACGACACACAAGGTCATGCATTTGGCGATTTATTGTTGGTTGAGGTGGCACATCGATTAAAAGCGGCCATTGTTCAAGAAAATACCATTGCGCGTTTTGGTGGTGATGAATTTGTCATGGTGATTAATAAGCTTGATTTAAATCATTCGGCTGCCGCTCAGCAAGTATTTGATATTGCAAAACACGTTCACATGGCTTTGTCTAAGCCGTTTTTTTTAACGTCTAATATACCAGGGGTTGAAAAAGGCATTCATGTTGAGCATCAGTTAACCGCCAGTATTGGGGTGGTCATTTTTAACGGCCGCAATTTTACCGAGGTGGATGAGCTGTTAAAGTTGGCAGATTTAGCACTGTATCGTGCTAAAACCGAGGGTCGTAACCAAACGGTGATATTTGACCCCAGCATGCAACAAGACCTTTGGGCGGCTCAACAGTTACAAAATAATTTTCGTAAGGCCATCGGTCAAAATCAATTTGAGCTTTTTTACCAGCCACAGTTTAATGACGAACGACGCATTATTGGCTTAGAGGCCTTAATTCGTTGGCCCGTGCCAAGTCCAAACAAGGATTTGGCGTTGGTCGAGTACATTTCACCCTCGGACTTTATTCCGATGGCCGAGGAAACAGGGTTGATTTTACCGCTTGGTATATGGGTGTTAACGCATGCTTGCCAGCAAATAACGAGTTGGCAAAGTCATCCAATACTTAAAGATATGACCGTCAGTGTCAACATCAGCGCCAAACAACTGTGGCAACCTAATTTTATTGAACAAGTCTGTGAAATTGTAAAACAAGCGGGGCTAAAGCCTGCCCAGCTTAAACTTGAAATTACAGAAAGTGTATTGTTAAACGATGTTGTCGATACGATTCATAAATTGCACGTGCTTAAAGAGCTGGGTATTCATATTTCGCTGGATGACTTCGGTACCGGTTATTCTTCGTTAAGCTATTTAAAGCGTCTGCCGGTAAACGAAATTAAAATCGACCAATCTTTTATTAGGGATTTAATGACCGATGAGTCGGATTCTATTATGGTTAAAGCCATTGTCGATTTAAGTAAAAACTTTGGGATTGGGGTCATAGCCGAGGGCGTTGAAACAGAGGAGCAGTTTAATCAGTTATTGCTTTTTGGTTGTAGGCAGTTTCAAGGTTATTTTTTTAGTAAGCCATTGTCGCTTTTACAATTAAAAGCCTTTGTGGGGCTATTAAGCGCATAA
- a CDS encoding AI-2E family transporter, which yields MSQIFSNSAISRALLLLIVGLGIYFFYGFLVPVLAALIIYFASWPLYQRLLKRCNNKKIIAASLALSAMILGLIIPLTLVFSYAIEEVQAWVAWLTHANQYGAAVPSWIQALPMMGDWLGKQWTLYLGEPQALGHIIGVVSGDHITGISRWLIMFGWDTMGFMLTLLFMLITLFFLYKDGDVLAAQLDTIGERMLPTRWQRFSRVVPATVSSTVIGMTIIAIGEGFVLGIAYWIAGVPSPIAFGVLTAFMALIPGGAPLAFTLLSLYLVGTGDFTAGAGLFMWGVIELFIVDKTIRPHLIGGPIKLPFLPTFFGLIGGIKTMGLVGLFVGPVLMALLVAMWREWLLDETEV from the coding sequence ATGTCACAAATATTTAGTAACTCCGCCATCAGCCGAGCCTTATTGTTGCTTATTGTCGGCTTGGGTATTTACTTTTTTTATGGATTTTTAGTGCCTGTATTGGCCGCTCTCATTATTTACTTTGCTAGTTGGCCACTGTATCAACGCTTGCTAAAACGCTGTAATAACAAAAAAATAATCGCCGCCAGCTTGGCGCTTTCGGCCATGATTCTAGGGTTAATTATTCCGTTGACCCTTGTATTTTCTTATGCCATCGAGGAAGTGCAGGCCTGGGTAGCCTGGTTAACCCATGCCAACCAATATGGTGCCGCTGTGCCTTCATGGATTCAAGCATTGCCTATGATGGGCGATTGGCTTGGTAAACAATGGACTCTTTACTTAGGTGAGCCACAAGCATTAGGACACATTATTGGCGTGGTTAGCGGTGATCACATTACCGGCATATCTCGCTGGTTAATTATGTTTGGTTGGGACACCATGGGCTTTATGCTCACTCTATTGTTTATGCTCATTACTTTGTTCTTTTTGTACAAAGACGGCGATGTACTCGCCGCCCAACTGGACACCATTGGTGAGCGAATGTTACCCACTCGCTGGCAAAGGTTTTCACGAGTGGTGCCAGCCACCGTCAGCTCTACCGTTATAGGCATGACCATTATTGCGATTGGCGAAGGCTTTGTACTAGGCATCGCTTATTGGATTGCTGGCGTGCCGTCACCCATTGCCTTTGGGGTGCTAACCGCGTTTATGGCGCTGATTCCGGGTGGTGCACCACTGGCGTTTACTCTGCTTTCACTCTACCTGGTTGGTACAGGTGATTTTACCGCTGGCGCTGGACTGTTTATGTGGGGTGTGATTGAACTCTTTATTGTCGATAAAACCATTAGACCACATCTAATAGGTGGCCCCATTAAGTTGCCCTTTTTACCCACATTTTTTGGATTAATTGGCGGCATCAAAACCATGGGCTTAGTAGGACTGTTTGTCGGCCCGGTCTTAATGGCTTTATTGGTAGCGATGTGGCGCGAATGGCTTTTGGATGAAACCGAGGTATAA
- a CDS encoding OmpA family protein, translated as MNKKLLSLFIAGGLITLTGCSTNQYKTEEERGTEKNVITAAAAIGGMLAANALGVDSNIGKVAVGAITGFTARAVYDEVNKGTASDPNTTVTPVQIDGQQYIQVEVKNVNFQSGSANLAPSELGRLLPIIQTMTSHPNTKVHIEGHTDSDGSNEFNQQLSDSRARNVSFYLMDNGISRDRIVTYGYGEERPIASNSTPEGKRENRRVTFLISEN; from the coding sequence ATGAATAAAAAACTATTAAGCCTTTTTATCGCGGGCGGTTTAATCACCTTAACAGGTTGTTCAACCAACCAATACAAAACCGAAGAGGAGCGCGGTACTGAAAAAAACGTTATTACGGCCGCTGCCGCAATTGGTGGGATGTTAGCCGCTAACGCCCTAGGTGTGGACAGCAACATCGGCAAGGTAGCTGTAGGCGCAATTACTGGATTTACCGCCCGTGCGGTGTACGATGAAGTCAACAAAGGCACAGCATCTGATCCAAATACTACAGTTACGCCGGTCCAAATTGATGGCCAGCAGTACATTCAAGTTGAAGTAAAAAACGTCAACTTTCAGTCAGGCTCTGCCAATTTAGCCCCCAGCGAGTTAGGCCGTTTATTGCCCATCATTCAAACCATGACCAGTCATCCTAATACAAAGGTTCATATTGAAGGCCACACCGATTCAGACGGCTCTAATGAATTTAACCAACAACTGTCTGACAGCCGAGCACGCAATGTGTCGTTTTATTTAATGGACAATGGCATCAGCCGTGATCGCATTGTCACCTATGGCTACGGCGAAGAACGCCCCATTGCCAGCAACAGCACCCCAGAAGGCAAACGTGAAAACCGTCGCGTAACCTTTTTAATTAGCGAAAACTAA
- the secF gene encoding protein translocase subunit SecF, whose amino-acid sequence MSNQTTNKTIDFMGKRFYAVVLSTILIIGSLGGLWFKGLNLGIDFTGGTLIEVSYPQAVELSQIRTRLTQNGYGDAVVQHFGSVEEVLIRIAPREGLNSAQLSNQIMDTLKMDEANMTLRRVEFVGPQVGEELTEDGALAVLYALFGILIYVALRFEWRFSVGAVLALVHDVIITVGLFAWTQMQFDLTVIAALLAVIGYSINDTIVVFDRVRENFRIRTEGTPFDVTNLALNEMLSRTIMTSMTTLLVLMALFVLGGEIISGFAAALIVGIVVGTFSSTYVATSVALWLGLSREDLMKAPKEGVDSGQEEAELQRYFLEQEAKREAKEAQKEALIAQKQVDKA is encoded by the coding sequence ATGAGTAATCAAACAACCAACAAAACTATTGATTTTATGGGCAAACGCTTTTATGCGGTTGTTCTATCGACCATTTTAATTATTGGCTCTTTAGGGGGTTTATGGTTTAAAGGTTTAAATCTGGGTATTGATTTTACCGGTGGCACACTGATTGAAGTCTCATATCCTCAGGCGGTTGAACTGTCGCAAATTAGAACGCGCTTAACCCAAAATGGCTATGGCGATGCGGTGGTGCAGCATTTTGGTTCAGTTGAAGAGGTGTTAATTAGAATTGCCCCGCGTGAAGGATTAAACTCGGCGCAACTCAGTAACCAAATTATGGACACCTTAAAAATGGATGAAGCCAACATGACGTTACGTCGTGTTGAATTTGTAGGGCCACAAGTGGGCGAAGAGCTTACCGAAGATGGTGCTTTAGCCGTGTTGTATGCGCTGTTTGGTATTTTAATTTATGTGGCATTACGTTTTGAATGGCGTTTTTCTGTGGGCGCGGTATTGGCCTTGGTGCACGACGTAATCATTACCGTGGGCTTGTTTGCTTGGACGCAAATGCAATTTGATTTAACCGTGATTGCCGCGCTTTTGGCGGTCATTGGTTACTCTATTAACGACACCATTGTGGTCTTTGACCGAGTGCGTGAAAACTTTAGAATTCGCACCGAAGGCACCCCCTTTGATGTCACTAACTTGGCGCTTAACGAGATGCTTTCACGTACCATCATGACCTCAATGACCACTTTACTGGTGTTAATGGCCTTGTTTGTCTTAGGCGGCGAAATCATCAGTGGGTTTGCAGCGGCGTTAATTGTGGGCATTGTTGTGGGGACCTTTTCATCCACCTATGTGGCCACGTCGGTTGCTTTGTGGTTAGGTCTGTCACGCGAAGACTTAATGAAAGCACCCAAAGAAGGTGTAGATTCTGGACAAGAAGAAGCAGAGTTACAGCGCTATTTTTTAGAGCAAGAAGCCAAGCGTGAAGCGAAAGAAGCCCAAAAAGAAGCGTTGATAGCCCAAAAACAAGTTGATAAAGCTTAG